The following are from one region of the Rhodopirellula sp. P2 genome:
- a CDS encoding NAD(P)-dependent alcohol dehydrogenase, which produces MSSLMKAFVMQGIDRVEFADKPIPTPGPNDAIVKTTRALVCTSDVHTVKGAIGDRSGLTLGHEAVGIVAKLGSEVRGFREGDRVAVNAITPCFQCENCQRGYPSQCGEMLGGWKYANIKDGSFAEYFHVNDAKANLTPIPDSISDDTAVYACDMMSTGFMGAEHANIPLGGTVAIFAQGPVGLMATVGARLLGAGLVIGIDGMENRLELSRHFGADVALNFNEVDPVEEIRQLTGGVGVDSAIECLGAQPTFEACIKATRPGATISVAGYFGHGDSVNIPRLEWGVGMSDKVIRTGLCPGGNVRMSRLLRLLETGRVDPSPLTTHSFDFDDVGKALHMMETKEDGMLKPLIRF; this is translated from the coding sequence ATGTCCAGCCTGATGAAAGCGTTCGTGATGCAAGGCATTGATCGCGTCGAGTTTGCCGACAAACCGATTCCAACCCCAGGCCCCAATGATGCGATCGTCAAAACAACCCGAGCTCTGGTGTGCACCTCCGACGTGCATACCGTCAAAGGGGCAATCGGTGACCGCAGCGGTCTGACACTCGGCCATGAGGCGGTCGGCATCGTCGCCAAATTGGGCAGCGAAGTTCGCGGCTTTCGCGAAGGTGACCGCGTGGCTGTCAATGCAATCACGCCCTGCTTTCAATGTGAAAACTGTCAGCGTGGCTACCCTTCGCAGTGCGGCGAAATGCTGGGTGGTTGGAAGTACGCGAACATCAAAGACGGTAGCTTTGCCGAGTACTTTCATGTCAACGACGCCAAAGCGAATTTGACTCCGATTCCCGATTCGATTTCCGATGACACCGCCGTCTACGCTTGCGACATGATGTCGACGGGGTTCATGGGCGCCGAACATGCCAACATCCCCTTGGGTGGCACCGTGGCGATCTTTGCGCAAGGCCCCGTGGGTCTGATGGCAACCGTCGGTGCTCGACTGCTGGGCGCAGGCCTGGTCATCGGAATCGACGGCATGGAGAACCGTCTCGAGCTCTCTCGGCACTTCGGTGCCGACGTCGCCCTGAACTTCAATGAAGTGGATCCGGTGGAAGAAATCCGCCAGTTGACCGGTGGCGTCGGAGTCGACTCAGCGATCGAGTGCCTCGGGGCCCAGCCCACCTTTGAAGCGTGCATCAAGGCAACCCGGCCAGGGGCAACGATTTCAGTCGCGGGCTACTTTGGGCACGGCGACAGCGTCAACATCCCACGCCTGGAATGGGGCGTCGGCATGAGCGACAAAGTCATCCGGACAGGATTGTGTCCTGGTGGAAACGTGCGGATGTCGCGGTTGCTTCGCCTGCTGGAAACCGGCCGCGTCGATCCCTCGCCTCTGACGACACATTCGTTTGACTTTGACGACGTCGGAAAAGCACTGCACATGATGGAAACGAAAGAAGACGGCATGCTCAAGCCGTTGATCCGGTTCTGA
- a CDS encoding ATP-binding cassette domain-containing protein, with the protein MVDVGLNHSTDTTSSAASKPIVRVAEFRKTYGRTTAVDGIDLEISRGEIYGLIGPDGAGKSSLMKAIAGVLTYDSGTLEVFGTQVDSEQSAETIKDRIGLMPQGLGLNLYADLTIEENVDFFGQIRLVPKEILEQRKKRLLEMTRLDKFRDRAMKNLSGGMKQKLGLVCCLIHHPQLVVLDEPTTGVDPVSRRDFWSILAQLLREEQITALVSTAYMDEATRFHHAALLFDGKVLARGEPDEIAALVPGRIVQTKAEPQAESLALLKQTFPQSEAVGPWLRVFVDDADDEQAKQAVTSRLEKFSPHEIHVAEPDLEDVFIALLRRRGLTDNDDLQTAPSISNTNARHPDGLAIEANELVREFGSFRAVDRVNFRVEQGEIFGLLGANGAGKTTVIKMLTGLLPPTAGTGRVAGAEMRRAGQEIKERIGYMSQAFSLYQDLSVVENIRLYAGIYGLSRRSARERTEWIIDMAGLSGRENSLSGSLPMGVRQRLAIGCALVHRPQVLFLDEPTSGVDPIGRRRLWDIIFDLSRNEGVAILVTTHYMSEAEHCDHIAMMYAGRVFADASPSELKASLRNESGQLLEVTTDNPLAALEVLESEGFPGVSLFGKRIHFLASDPSVAEQRVRDALRKSNIEVLSVLEQPLTMEDVFVNRVLALEKADAKANGGTP; encoded by the coding sequence ATGGTAGACGTCGGCCTCAACCACTCCACCGACACCACCTCATCAGCTGCTTCGAAACCGATCGTTCGCGTCGCTGAGTTTCGCAAGACCTATGGTCGCACAACCGCTGTCGATGGCATCGACTTGGAAATCAGTCGCGGAGAGATCTACGGTCTGATTGGCCCCGATGGTGCCGGCAAGAGCAGTCTGATGAAGGCCATCGCGGGTGTTCTCACCTACGACAGCGGAACACTCGAAGTGTTTGGCACCCAGGTTGATTCAGAACAATCCGCGGAAACGATCAAAGATCGAATTGGCTTGATGCCGCAAGGCCTGGGGCTGAACCTTTACGCCGACCTGACCATCGAAGAAAACGTGGACTTCTTTGGGCAGATCCGACTCGTCCCCAAAGAGATCCTGGAACAACGCAAGAAACGCTTGCTCGAGATGACCCGACTGGACAAATTTCGCGATCGGGCGATGAAGAATCTCTCGGGTGGAATGAAGCAAAAGCTGGGCCTGGTCTGTTGCCTGATCCATCATCCACAACTCGTGGTGCTGGACGAACCGACGACAGGAGTCGACCCGGTCTCACGCCGTGATTTTTGGAGTATTCTCGCTCAGCTCCTCCGAGAGGAACAGATCACGGCGTTGGTCTCGACGGCCTACATGGATGAAGCAACTCGGTTCCATCACGCCGCCTTGTTGTTTGACGGGAAGGTGCTTGCCCGCGGTGAACCGGACGAGATCGCAGCGCTCGTTCCAGGCCGAATCGTGCAGACCAAGGCCGAACCGCAAGCGGAATCGCTGGCCTTGCTCAAACAGACTTTCCCGCAATCCGAAGCGGTTGGACCGTGGCTCCGTGTGTTCGTGGACGACGCGGACGATGAACAGGCGAAACAGGCCGTCACGTCTCGCCTCGAAAAGTTCTCACCGCATGAAATCCATGTTGCAGAACCTGATCTCGAAGACGTGTTCATTGCCTTGCTGCGGCGACGTGGACTCACTGACAACGATGACCTGCAAACAGCGCCTTCGATTTCCAACACCAACGCCCGACACCCGGATGGACTCGCCATCGAAGCCAACGAACTGGTGCGAGAATTCGGTTCTTTCAGGGCCGTCGATCGCGTTAACTTTCGTGTCGAGCAGGGTGAGATCTTTGGACTGTTGGGAGCCAACGGCGCGGGCAAAACAACGGTCATCAAGATGCTGACAGGCCTGCTGCCGCCAACGGCAGGAACGGGCCGCGTTGCAGGTGCTGAGATGCGCCGCGCTGGTCAGGAGATCAAAGAACGGATTGGATACATGTCCCAGGCGTTCTCGTTGTACCAGGACCTGAGTGTCGTCGAAAACATTCGCCTGTACGCAGGGATCTACGGACTCTCTCGACGCAGCGCACGTGAGCGGACCGAGTGGATCATCGACATGGCCGGACTGTCCGGCCGCGAAAACTCGCTCTCGGGAAGTCTGCCAATGGGTGTCCGGCAACGTTTGGCCATCGGCTGCGCGTTGGTTCACCGCCCGCAAGTCCTGTTTCTCGACGAACCGACCTCAGGGGTCGACCCGATCGGCAGACGACGTTTGTGGGACATCATCTTTGATCTTTCACGCAACGAAGGCGTGGCGATTCTCGTCACCACGCACTACATGAGCGAAGCCGAACACTGCGACCACATCGCGATGATGTACGCCGGACGTGTCTTTGCCGACGCCTCGCCGAGCGAACTCAAAGCCAGCTTGCGGAACGAATCCGGCCAATTGCTCGAAGTCACCACCGACAATCCGCTGGCCGCCCTCGAAGTCCTCGAATCAGAAGGGTTTCCGGGTGTGTCTTTGTTCGGCAAACGCATTCACTTCCTCGCGTCGGATCCATCGGTCGCAGAACAGCGAGTCAGGGACGCCTTGAGAAAATCCAACATCGAGGTGCTGTCGGTGTTGGAACAACCGCTGACCATGGAAGACGTATTTGTGAACCGCGTCCTCGCCCTCGAAAAGGC
- a CDS encoding STAS/SEC14 domain-containing protein, which yields MAVQIIQDPATNMIEIQASGLLTTEDYETFLPRVEKAIEEHGKLNLMFVMEHVDGWEVGAFWEDLKFGFKHHGELNRIAIVGDKKWEIAMAKIGQYFTSAEVKFFSVSDQHHAIDWFRVGGTSPAKA from the coding sequence ATGGCTGTTCAAATCATTCAAGATCCAGCAACCAACATGATCGAGATCCAGGCTTCTGGATTGTTGACCACGGAAGACTACGAGACCTTCCTGCCTCGCGTTGAAAAAGCGATTGAAGAACATGGCAAGCTCAACTTGATGTTTGTCATGGAGCATGTCGACGGTTGGGAAGTGGGCGCCTTTTGGGAAGATCTCAAATTTGGCTTCAAGCACCACGGCGAACTGAATCGGATCGCGATCGTCGGTGACAAGAAATGGGAAATCGCCATGGCGAAGATCGGCCAGTACTTCACCAGTGCAGAGGTCAAATTCTTCTCTGTCAGCGATCAACATCATGCGATCGATTGGTTCCGCGTCGGTGGGACATCGCCCGCAAAAGCGTGA
- a CDS encoding Rieske (2Fe-2S) protein: protein MNDSQPTPSEQPPKRDLYPNELAEQNHNRQPRAELPWHLAFDLQDVEAGLAERLAANPDTESFAREALVGDRILAVIFHAGQWYAMDGICTHQGGPLAEGHVADGCVTCPWHGWQYELETGTQTTSRQPLQAVFPIRQNGTAVEVQLP, encoded by the coding sequence ATGAACGATTCGCAACCCACTCCCTCCGAGCAACCACCCAAGCGAGATTTGTATCCCAACGAACTCGCCGAGCAAAATCACAACCGCCAGCCTCGAGCAGAACTGCCGTGGCACCTCGCGTTTGACCTCCAGGACGTCGAAGCGGGCCTGGCTGAACGCTTGGCCGCCAACCCCGACACCGAATCCTTTGCTCGCGAAGCCTTGGTCGGTGATCGAATTCTCGCTGTGATTTTTCACGCGGGCCAATGGTACGCGATGGACGGCATCTGCACCCACCAAGGCGGCCCGCTCGCGGAAGGTCATGTGGCGGACGGCTGCGTGACTTGCCCCTGGCATGGATGGCAATACGAACTGGAAACCGGAACCCAAACGACCAGCCGCCAACCGCTGCAAGCGGTGTTTCCGATCCGGCAAAACGGCACGGCGGTCGAAGTCCAACTGCCGTGA
- a CDS encoding TolC family protein, which yields MAVLLVNAVGCAGSGTHRLADTTPVSKSLVAEHSPSDASVPPKLSPPVSLASFTDVEANLELNDVEMAEEPTPPPVVLDTIELNSSGGESLPEAWAMAVAVDQKLQSKANVTGAAVYAHEAAKSARNPSLRTFNSYTALDREPGIGVDIPGLAGLGFGSLPIGEKDFFSSATFASVPIYTSGRISSTIDATCANVHASRFDQRSERHDLKMEVAEAFVNVLKAAKLVEVARISVVTLEKHLVDVQDLFDEGVVANGDVLAVKTTLSEARDKHLQATNGLDLASAAYNRYVGRPLDAPVTLAEIANSQPLSSEFETAGLPADAGPNELIAIALAQRSELQAVAHKSNALRHQAKRELAALGPQVGAASGFSFLENDNLTHEGFWSASLLAEWTIFDGGVARNKAAALRQQASALARLKQDLESRIALQVKQSWLNLQNANDRIHVAETSVAQAEENLQSALDRYRQGVGTNTEALDAQTLLAQSRNSYFSAKYDAALARVMLDRATGNL from the coding sequence ATGGCAGTTTTGTTGGTCAACGCCGTCGGTTGCGCGGGGTCGGGGACACACCGATTGGCTGACACCACCCCCGTCAGCAAGTCGCTTGTGGCAGAGCATTCACCAAGCGATGCGAGCGTCCCACCGAAGTTATCGCCGCCCGTCAGCCTGGCGAGCTTCACGGACGTCGAGGCAAATCTCGAGCTGAACGACGTAGAAATGGCGGAGGAACCGACACCGCCCCCCGTCGTGTTGGACACCATCGAACTGAATTCTTCCGGTGGCGAATCGCTGCCAGAAGCCTGGGCAATGGCAGTCGCAGTGGATCAAAAACTGCAATCCAAAGCCAATGTGACCGGCGCCGCCGTTTACGCTCACGAAGCAGCGAAGTCGGCCAGAAACCCTTCCCTGAGAACGTTCAACTCCTACACCGCACTTGATCGAGAGCCAGGGATTGGGGTCGACATTCCCGGACTGGCCGGCCTTGGTTTCGGTTCCCTGCCGATCGGCGAAAAGGATTTCTTTTCATCCGCCACATTCGCGTCCGTTCCGATTTACACAAGTGGGCGGATTAGCAGCACGATTGACGCCACCTGCGCCAATGTGCACGCGTCGCGTTTTGACCAACGCTCCGAACGGCACGACTTGAAAATGGAGGTGGCCGAAGCGTTTGTGAATGTCTTGAAGGCCGCGAAACTCGTCGAAGTCGCTCGGATCAGCGTGGTCACGCTGGAAAAGCACTTGGTGGATGTTCAAGATCTGTTCGATGAAGGTGTGGTCGCCAACGGCGATGTCCTGGCCGTCAAAACCACCCTTTCCGAAGCTCGCGACAAGCACCTGCAAGCGACCAATGGGCTCGATCTCGCAAGTGCAGCCTACAACCGCTATGTCGGACGACCGCTGGACGCACCGGTGACGCTCGCCGAGATCGCGAATTCACAACCCCTGAGTTCGGAATTCGAGACCGCTGGACTGCCGGCCGATGCCGGCCCCAATGAATTGATTGCGATTGCTCTGGCACAACGTTCTGAATTGCAGGCGGTGGCCCATAAATCAAACGCACTGCGTCACCAAGCAAAGCGTGAACTGGCGGCCCTGGGACCTCAGGTGGGTGCCGCGAGCGGATTCAGTTTTCTTGAAAACGACAACCTCACGCACGAAGGATTTTGGTCCGCTTCTTTGCTGGCTGAATGGACCATCTTTGATGGTGGAGTCGCTCGCAACAAAGCCGCCGCACTCCGACAGCAGGCATCCGCGTTGGCTCGGCTCAAACAAGACTTGGAAAGCCGCATCGCGTTGCAAGTCAAGCAGTCCTGGCTCAATCTCCAAAACGCCAACGACCGGATCCATGTCGCCGAAACATCCGTTGCACAGGCGGAAGAAAACCTTCAGTCTGCCCTGGACCGCTACCGCCAAGGAGTCGGCACCAACACCGAAGCCTTGGACGCTCAAACGTTGTTGGCGCAAAGTCGCAACAGCTATTTCTCGGCGAAGTATGACGCCGCCCTCGCTCGCGTCATGCTCGACCGAGCCACCGGCAATCTCTAA
- the glgP gene encoding alpha-glucan family phosphorylase, with protein MNLPSLHDQLPTDIDGFDLLAELSLDLRSTWNHATDEIWRTLDAELWEATQNPWVVLQAASRERIEQQLSDPDFRERVNQLVRVRRDAAEAPGWFQQSHAESVLKSVAYFSMEYMLSEALPIYSGGLGNVAGDQLKAASDLGVPVTGIGLLYQQGYFRQTIDSDGVQGELYPYNDPGQLPVTPLRTEDGEWLRLKISLPGHSVWLRAWQANVGRVKLYLLDSNDPANLPVYRSITSELYGGGPELRLMQELVLGIGGWRLLKAVGVRPDVCHLNEGHAAFAVLERARDFMDESGQAFDASLAITRAGNLFTTHTAVAAGFDRFDLRLIEQYLGRYARERLGIGVRELLTLGRLDGNDDSEPFNMAYLAVRGSGAVNGVSRLHGEVSRQLFEPLFPHWPEEEVPITHVTNGVHVPTWDSAPADALWTKACGQCRWRGTTDTLEQDIREVTDEQLWAFRLASTHELVDYARSRLSRQLAGSGASEEDVEAARHLFDPAALTLGFARRFATYKRPNLLLHDPDRLLRLLSNSERPVQLILAGKAHPADQAGQDLLRQWIQFIRRADVRPHVIFISDYDMLLTQHLVRGVDVWLNTPRRPWEASGTSGMKVLVNGGLNLSELDGWWAEAYSPDVGWAIGDGKEHGDDPQWDAIEANQLYEVLENEVVPEYYDRNELGIPARWLARMRESMARLTPRFSAVRTVCEYTEKIYIPAANRIQSRTKLGGAAGTNLVNWKHALTERWSSIRFVNVAVTSSESEHHFVVQVDPGGLEAGCLRVELFADAMQDGEPERLAMNRQVDDQASHLVYELSVPSTRPANDYTARILPHHEGVAVPLELPLILWQR; from the coding sequence ATGAACTTGCCTTCTTTGCATGACCAGTTACCCACGGACATCGATGGATTCGACCTGTTGGCAGAGCTTTCGCTCGACCTGCGTTCGACTTGGAACCATGCCACCGATGAGATCTGGCGGACCCTTGATGCAGAGCTTTGGGAAGCCACTCAGAACCCCTGGGTGGTGCTGCAGGCGGCTTCTCGCGAACGGATTGAGCAGCAGCTTTCGGACCCCGATTTTCGCGAACGAGTCAACCAGTTGGTGAGAGTCCGACGGGACGCGGCGGAAGCCCCTGGTTGGTTTCAGCAATCCCATGCGGAGTCGGTGTTGAAGAGCGTGGCTTACTTCAGCATGGAATACATGCTCAGCGAGGCGTTGCCGATCTACTCAGGTGGTTTGGGAAATGTTGCGGGTGACCAGCTCAAAGCGGCCAGTGATTTAGGCGTTCCCGTGACCGGCATTGGACTGCTGTACCAGCAAGGGTACTTTCGTCAAACCATTGACTCCGATGGTGTCCAGGGAGAGTTGTATCCCTACAACGATCCCGGGCAGCTTCCTGTAACGCCGTTGCGAACCGAGGATGGGGAATGGTTGCGGCTGAAGATCAGTTTGCCTGGTCACTCGGTTTGGTTGCGTGCCTGGCAAGCCAACGTCGGGCGAGTCAAGCTGTACTTGCTCGATAGCAATGACCCCGCCAATTTGCCGGTGTACCGCAGCATCACCAGCGAGCTGTATGGTGGTGGGCCGGAGTTGCGGTTGATGCAAGAGTTGGTGTTGGGCATCGGCGGTTGGCGACTGTTGAAAGCGGTGGGGGTCAGGCCGGATGTTTGTCACCTCAACGAAGGTCATGCCGCGTTCGCCGTTTTGGAACGGGCTCGCGATTTCATGGACGAATCGGGGCAGGCGTTTGATGCGTCCCTGGCGATCACTCGAGCCGGGAATCTGTTCACGACACACACAGCCGTGGCGGCGGGATTTGATCGTTTTGATCTTCGTTTGATCGAGCAGTACCTCGGTCGCTACGCTCGTGAGCGATTGGGCATTGGTGTCCGCGAGTTGCTCACATTGGGCCGCCTCGATGGCAACGACGATTCAGAGCCTTTCAACATGGCGTACTTGGCGGTGCGCGGCAGCGGTGCCGTGAACGGGGTCAGCCGCTTGCATGGTGAAGTCAGTCGTCAGTTGTTTGAGCCGTTGTTCCCGCATTGGCCCGAAGAGGAAGTCCCAATCACGCACGTGACCAATGGGGTGCACGTGCCGACTTGGGATTCGGCGCCCGCGGATGCCCTGTGGACGAAGGCTTGTGGCCAGTGTCGATGGCGGGGCACAACGGACACGCTCGAACAAGACATTCGCGAGGTGACCGATGAGCAACTGTGGGCATTTCGGCTGGCATCGACTCACGAATTGGTTGACTACGCCAGGTCCCGGTTGTCGCGGCAACTGGCCGGATCGGGGGCGTCCGAAGAGGACGTCGAAGCGGCTCGTCACCTGTTTGACCCCGCCGCGTTGACGCTTGGTTTTGCTCGTCGGTTTGCAACCTACAAACGCCCGAACTTGTTGCTGCATGACCCCGATCGTCTGTTGAGATTGTTGTCCAATTCGGAACGCCCCGTGCAGTTGATCCTTGCGGGCAAAGCTCACCCAGCCGATCAGGCGGGACAGGATTTGCTTCGTCAGTGGATTCAGTTCATCCGTCGCGCCGACGTTCGTCCGCACGTGATCTTCATCAGCGACTATGACATGTTGCTGACCCAGCATTTGGTGCGAGGGGTCGATGTGTGGCTGAACACGCCGCGTCGGCCTTGGGAAGCGAGCGGCACCAGCGGAATGAAAGTTTTGGTGAACGGGGGCCTGAATCTGTCTGAACTGGATGGTTGGTGGGCCGAAGCATATTCACCTGATGTTGGTTGGGCGATCGGAGATGGGAAAGAGCATGGCGACGATCCGCAGTGGGATGCGATCGAGGCCAACCAGCTTTATGAGGTGCTCGAAAACGAGGTTGTGCCGGAGTACTACGACCGCAACGAACTGGGGATCCCAGCGCGTTGGCTGGCCAGGATGCGGGAAAGCATGGCACGTCTGACACCTCGGTTTTCAGCGGTACGAACGGTTTGCGAGTACACCGAGAAGATTTACATTCCGGCCGCGAATCGAATTCAATCGCGAACCAAGCTGGGCGGTGCGGCAGGCACCAATCTGGTGAATTGGAAGCATGCGTTGACAGAGCGATGGTCTTCGATTCGGTTCGTGAATGTCGCGGTCACATCGAGCGAGAGCGAGCATCATTTTGTGGTGCAGGTGGATCCCGGCGGTTTGGAAGCTGGGTGCCTGCGAGTGGAGCTTTTTGCCGATGCGATGCAAGACGGCGAGCCAGAACGATTGGCAATGAACCGTCAGGTCGACGACCAAGCGAGTCATCTTGTTTACGAGTTGTCGGTGCCGAGCACCCGACCCGCAAACGACTACACCGCCCGGATCCTGCCCCATCACGAAGGTGTCGCTGTGCCGCTGGAGCTGCCGCTGATTCTCTGGCAGCGATAG
- a CDS encoding HlyD family secretion protein codes for MAKSFKRLSMLLLLAACVVGGYFAWDRWGRVEPLPDGLVQANGRIEGDHVTVASKFAGKIHELLAREGDSVKAGQVLARLDSQQVQAKLRQAEQGVQAAQAQYRAAQSGLELLESEVPLMIETAEASLEHAKAVVAKAKAAEQQSARDAKRFSELASRGTVDQRKGEEAELAWTVAKNDVRVAETALTQAEKQLAEANLGDRRVHAKRQELEALAAQVAGAEAVRDEAQSVLDDLTITAPADGVITTRVVDIGEIVAAGSPLFDLVNLDRLYLKVYVPEVEIGRVRLELPARIHTDAYPETPFPATVRYVSSRAEFTPKEVQTPDERVKLVYAVKLYLDENPAHRLTPGLPADAVVRWKEDTPWAKPQW; via the coding sequence ATGGCGAAGTCATTCAAACGATTGTCGATGCTCTTGTTGCTCGCAGCATGCGTGGTGGGAGGCTACTTCGCTTGGGATCGCTGGGGACGAGTGGAACCGCTCCCCGATGGACTGGTCCAAGCAAACGGCCGAATTGAAGGCGACCACGTCACCGTCGCCAGCAAGTTCGCTGGCAAAATCCACGAACTACTAGCTCGCGAAGGCGATAGCGTCAAAGCGGGCCAGGTCTTGGCTCGATTGGACAGCCAACAGGTTCAGGCAAAACTGCGACAAGCCGAGCAGGGCGTCCAAGCCGCACAGGCTCAGTACCGAGCGGCCCAATCCGGACTCGAGTTGCTCGAGAGCGAAGTGCCACTGATGATCGAAACGGCGGAGGCATCGCTGGAGCATGCCAAGGCCGTCGTCGCGAAAGCCAAGGCGGCCGAACAGCAATCGGCACGCGACGCCAAGCGTTTCTCCGAACTTGCGTCCCGTGGAACCGTCGACCAACGCAAGGGCGAAGAAGCGGAGCTCGCCTGGACGGTCGCCAAGAACGATGTGCGTGTGGCCGAGACCGCATTGACGCAAGCCGAAAAGCAACTGGCCGAAGCGAATCTGGGTGACCGTCGTGTTCACGCCAAACGGCAAGAACTCGAAGCACTCGCCGCCCAAGTGGCTGGCGCAGAAGCGGTTCGAGACGAAGCCCAAAGTGTCCTCGATGACTTGACCATCACCGCACCTGCGGACGGAGTCATCACGACGCGTGTCGTTGACATTGGCGAGATCGTCGCCGCAGGTTCACCGTTGTTCGACCTCGTGAATCTCGACCGTTTGTACCTGAAGGTCTACGTGCCCGAAGTCGAAATCGGACGGGTGCGATTGGAATTGCCCGCACGGATCCACACCGACGCCTATCCGGAAACACCGTTTCCAGCCACCGTCCGCTACGTCTCCAGTCGGGCTGAATTCACACCGAAGGAAGTCCAAACTCCCGATGAACGCGTGAAGCTGGTCTACGCCGTCAAGTTGTACTTGGATGAGAACCCCGCTCATCGCCTGACGCCTGGCTTGCCGGCCGATGCCGTGGTGCGATGGAAGGAGGACACACCGTGGGCCAAACCCCAATGGTAG